A region of Toxotes jaculatrix isolate fToxJac2 chromosome 23, fToxJac2.pri, whole genome shotgun sequence DNA encodes the following proteins:
- the LOC121177336 gene encoding protein-glutamine gamma-glutamyltransferase 2-like, with product MATMMRSVDFHCQSNNTDHRTIEITEKQLIVRRGQSFLLTLNMTQPFGDCDMLVLTVETGSFPSETCGTRSQFGNPSPMYASDVKAIWKYSMDRRADLSRGVVTLSVTPPADAPVGKYSLSAQTRMGKTILGTLVVLFNPWCSDDWVYLPHEGERQEYVMNEQGLIYVGTSDFPCPRDWVFGQFEEDMVDICLKILDVNPKHMKDPADDVSARCNPIYVSRVISAMINCCDDLGVLSGGWDGNYGDGENPSSWLGSVRILRRWFKTNCHPVKYGQCWVFAGVMCTVMRFFGIPCRVVTNFKSAHDTNNNLSIDEYYGVRGAQPKEGRDSVWNFHVWVEGWMKRPDLEKAELYDGWQVLDPTPQEKSEGQFCCGPAPVSAVLQGDTNLKYDVPFVFAEVNADVVKWMVWADGSKMKMSSDTTTVGQNISTKAVGYNLRNDITDSYKYREGSAQEREVYSRAVRRVNSGDGQAADGGKEPLKVQMKIEKDSGVQSGQDINLKLRLCNRDYSNKTMSIYVNAQGMRYNGVPACHILNSVQEKLLLVAREVIIPVQIPFMAYSHHMVNCDSMRVSVVAVDKQKQSDIYESEIDVSLPQPPITMRVVGEARLFQPMMMEVKFTNTLSVALTNCSLTVTGSGMYKFERVESIVRELPPNKTLKVQITTVPHKLGPRVVVADFDCSAFRDVMGSCIVDVRP from the exons GCTCCTTTCCATCAGAGACGTGTGGTACTCGCTCTCAGTTTGGTAACCCCTCTCCCATGTACGCCAGCGACGTCAAGGCGATATGGAAGTACAGTATGGACAGAAGAGCCGACCTGTCCAGGGGCGTGGTGACCTTGTCCGTGACCCCACCAGCTGATGCTCCTGTGGGCAAGTACTCGCTGTCTGCTCAGACCAGGATGGGAAAGACCATACTGGGAACACTGGTAGTGCTCTTCAATCCCTGGTGCTCAG ATGACTGGGTGTATCTTCCTCACGAGGGGGAAAGACAAGAGTACGTGATGAACGAACAGGGACTCATCTATGTGGGGACATCAGACTTTCCCTGCCCTCGGGACTGGGTCTTTGGACAG TTTGAGGAGGACATGGTGGACATATGTCTCAAGATACTGGACGTCAACCCAAAGCACATGAAGGACCCTGCTGATGACGTCTCTGCTCGCTGCAACCCCATCTACGTTAGCCGTGTGATCAGCGCCATG ATCAACTGCTGCGATGATCTGGGCGTGTTATCTGGAGGATGGGATGGTAACTATGGTGACGGAGAAAATCCCAGCTCCTGGCTCGGCAGCGTTCGCATCCTTCGGAGGTGGTTTAAAACAAACTGCCACCCCGTGAAGTACGGCCAGTGCTGGGTGTTTGCTGGTGTGATGTGTACAG TCATGCGGTTCTTCGGGATCCCGTGTCGTGTGGTCACAAACTTCAAGTCAGCGCACGACACAAACAACAACCTCAGCATCGATGAGTATTACGGCGTCCGAGGAGCTCAACCCAAGGAGGGCCGAGACAGCGTCTG GAACTTCCACGTGTGGGTGGAGGGATGGATGAAGCGACCAGACCTGGAGAAAGCTGAGCTCTATGACGGCTGGCAGGTCCTGGATCCCACACCTCAGGAAAAGAGTGAAG GACAGTTCTGCTGTGGTCCAGCTCCAGTCTCCGCCGTCCTCCAGGGCGACACCAACCTGAAGTACGACGTGCCATTTGTGTTTGCAGAGGTCAACGCTGACGTTGTCAAGTGGATG GTCTGGGCTGATGGGTCAAAGATGAAAATGAGCTCCGACACCACGACAGTGGGTCAGAACATTTCTACCAAGGCCGTGGGCTACAACCTGAGAAACGATATCACGGACAGCTACAAATACCGAGAGG GCAGTGCACAGGAGAGGGAAGTCTACAGCCGCGCAGTCAGGAGAGTGAACTCCGGAGACGGTCAAGCAgctgatggagggaaggagCCGCTGAAGGTGCAGATGAAAATCGAAAAG GACTCTGGAGTGCAGAGCGGGCAGGACATTAATCTGAAGCTGAGGCTGTGCAACAGAGATTACTCCAACAAGACCATGTCCATCTACGTCAACGCCCAGGGCATGAGGTACAACGGCGTACCAGCATGTCACATCCTGAACAGTGTGcaggagaagctgctgctggttgcACGAG AGGTGATCATACCTGTCCAGATCCCGTTCATGGCCTACAGTCACCACATGGTGAACTGTGACAGCATGAGGGTCTCGGTCGTGGCCGTAGACAAACAGAAGCAAAGCGACATCTACGAGTCTGAGATCGACGTCTCCCTGCCGCAGCCTCCCATCACCATGAGG gtTGTGGGTGAGGCCCGTCTCTTCCAACCCATGATGATGGAGGTGAAGTTCACCAACACGCTGAGCGTCGCGCTGACGAACTGCTCTCTGACCGTCACCGGAAGCGGCATGTACAAATTTGAGCGCGTGGAGAG tatCGTCAGGGAGCTGCCGCCCAACAAAACTCTGAAGGTTCAGATCACTACGGTCCCCCACAAGCTCGGACCCAGGGTCGTGGTGGCCGACTTCGACTGCAGCGCCTTCAGGGACGTGATGGGCAGCTGCATCGTGGACGTCAGGCCCTGA